From the genome of Laspinema palackyanum D2c:
CGGCCGAGGGGCTATCTCCCCAGGAAGTGATTGCAGAAATTGGGCGTCATGCACCGACTGCTTATTATACAACCGATGTGGGTCAGCATCAAATGTGGTCCGCCCAATTTTTGAAAAATGGGCCGCGTCGCTGGATCTCCAGTGGTGGGTTAGGGACGATGGGGTATGGCTTACCCGCAGCAGTGGGGGTGAAAAAAGCCCTGCCTGATGAAGAGGTGATTTGTATTAGCGGCGATGGCAGTTTCCAAATGAATATCCAGGAACTCGGCACGATCGCCCAGTATGGCATCAAGGTGAAAATTGCCATTTTGAATAATGGCTGGTTAGGCATGGTCCGCCAGTGGCAACATTTGTTCTATGGCGATCGCTATGAAGCGACGAACTTGGAGAAAGGAACGCCGGATTTTGCCAAGTTAGCTGAAATCTATGGCATCAAGAGTTTAGCCGTGCGATCGCGCGAAGAACTCCCCGGGGCGATCGAGCAATTCCTCGCCCATGATGGCGCGATGCTTCTGGATATCCGGGTCACCCGCAACGAAGACTGCTATCCAATGGTTGTCCCCGGTACCGGCAACGATCGGATGCTGGGCTTGCACCCTCACTTAGATGAGTCTGCCGTCAGCAATGAACTCACCTGTTCCGCCTGCGGTCATCTCAACCCCGCCAGCCACAAGTGTTGTAGTGAATGTGGCACTCCCTTGTAAGTCAATCCGAGGGTGGGGAATGCCCCACCCGCCTCTGATGCCTTCTCATTTTAGGGTAGAATGGGGGGAAGATAAACTGGGTATCTTGGGCCTATTTGTAGCGACCCGCAACAAACAAACGGCAATGGAACCCGGTTTATTGTCGCGCTTAGAGAATATTGTACCGACTCCCTAGAGCAATCGGAAGGGAAGTTCCCCTCAACTCTTCAAGGAGACAGTCCAGCGGATCTAGGGATCGGAGTCATTCAGCCCCTTGAGGGCGAAGGCGATCGCCTGTTTTCCGTTGCTTGGACATTCTGTTTCATTGCTTCATCCATTTAACACGCTTCATTGAAGCAATGGCAGGGTCTTCTCTCATAAACAGGTGGGCGAAGTTTCCAGCAAACTAGATGTGCAAGCCTTGAAAAATTGGACTAGGTTGGTTAGACCCCGGGCTTGACAGAAATCCATTTTCGTGATATGAAAAACTGTAGTAAATCCTCATCATCGGGTCAAAGTTTTTCTCATTTTCCCCTGAGTTCATCACTCATCCCCCCAAAATTTATAGAGACAGGCGATTTTTTTTGATATATTTAAAAAAGCAAGGTTTCAAAGCATCTTTTTCACCGGAAATAGGTCAATGTACCTTGATAGCATTTTTAATCAGTATGAAAAATTAACCCGAGAAATCAATCCGACATAGCCCAGAGATAAATTCGGTGATTTCAGTGAAATTACAGTATTTTTCCAGAAAGGTTGGAATGACTAATTTATGTAATAAAATCCCGAAATTAAAGCTATGAAAGAACCAGTAGGCAAACATTTGTGTTCACAACCAATCACCCCCGGGTTTTCGCAAAAAAACTACCCCGTCACCATTTTACTCATCGATGATCGGCCCTTGGTGGGCGAAGTGTTAAGGCGAAAACTTGGCTCGGAAAAAGACATTGAGTTTTTTTACTGTAGCAATCCAGTTCAGGCGATTCCGATGGCCCTCGAATGTGAACCCACCGTAATTTTACTGGATTTAGTCATGCCCGAAATTGATGGATTAATGTTACTCCGGTTTTTGAGGGCTCATCCTAAAACGCAGGAAATTCCGGTTTTGGTGCTCTCCACGGAGGAACAAGTCAGTCTCAAGGGAGAAGCATTTGCGGCGGGTGCCAGTGACTACTTAATCAAATTTCCGGATCCCATCGAGTTGATTGCCCGGATCCGCTATCACTCCAAGGCTTATATTAATTTTTTAAAACAGCAGGAAGCCTACCAGGAACTCCAGTTGCTTCATGAAAATTTAGAACAGCGAGTGGAGGAACGCACGAAAGAACTCCGGCAAACGGTAGAAAACCTGCAAAACACCCAAACTCAACTGATTCATGCGGAAAAAATGTCCGCCCTCGGGCAATTGGTGGCGGGGATTGCCCATGAAATCAATAATCCCCTTCAGTTTATTGCCGGTAATATTACTCATGCCCGCCAATATACGCAAGATTTATTAGCCCTGGTGGAACTTTACCACCGGTCAAATGGGGACCCGGGTCCGGAGGTGAAAGCGTTTGTTCAGGAGATAGACTGGGAGTTTATTTGTGAGGATTTACCGAATTTGATGTCGTCCCTGCAAGTGGGGGTCGATCGCATCCAAGAAATTTCTAACGATATGAGGAACTTCTCCCGGATGGACCAGGGGCGGAGAATTAAGGTGGATATTCATGAAGGGATTGAGAGTAGTTTAGTTATTTTACAACATCGGCTAAAAGCGCATCAAATTCAAGTTGTCAAGGATTATGGGAACTTACCGGAAATAGAATGCTGTATTGGACAACTGAATCAAGTTTTTATTAATCTGATCGGGAATGCGATCGATGCGTTGGAAATGGGGAATTCCCCGGTATCAGAAAGCGGGGACAGCTCAGGGCGATCGCCCGAGGTGAGTCGGGCCCCTTGGACCCCCAGGATTGGTATTCACACCGAGCTCCAAAATGATTCCCTGGTCATTCAAATCACCGATAATGGTCCAGGGATTCCAGCAGAGATCCAGAGCCGACTGTTTGAGCCCTTTTTCACCACAAAACCGATGGGCAAAGGGACGGGACTGGGATTGTCCATTAGTTACCAAATTATTGTGGAAAAGCATCAAGGGTTGTTTACTTGTAACTCAAGCCAGGGAGAAGGAACGGAGTTTAAAATTGTCCTGCCTTTGCATCTGGATGTCACTGCCGAGGGGGGAGAGGGGGACTCGGATTCGGCAACAATTCCGTTACAACGGGAGAACCGGGACCCGCCAACTTCTGCCGTAGAAAATTGGGCGACTGCCTAGAGTAAAAAGGGGAAATCATCACGTCAGTTCCGTTTCAATAAATACATCCACCGCATCGAGGAGTTCGCGAAACGAGTCTAAGAGTTCAGTGGATCCGTCGAGACTATGTTGGCAGGCCATTTCTTCGAGTTCCTTGGCGCGATCGGAGAGAATGGGAACCCCCATATTGGCGGCAGAACCTTTGAGTCGGTGGGCGAAATGCTTCACCTGGGAATAGTCTTGGGAGGCGATCGCCCGTTCTAAGGGCTGTAAATCTTGGGAGGCTGTTTCCAGAAACATTTGCAGCAGTTGCCGTTTGACGGAGATTTTACCCCGAGAGATTTTTTCGAGGCGATCGCGATCGATGGGGAGGGTAAAATCCGGGGAATGGATTCCAGAACCATTGCCATTTCCACTGGAGGAATAGATTGGATTCACAGAAACCAGAGCACCTGATTCCGCCAATTCTGAGTCTGTCGCCCCAAGGGAATGATTCTGATGACTCAGAGGAATTTTCTGGGCCCATCGCTGCACAATTCGGGATAAATCCTCTTCATCCACGGGTTTGCTCAAATAGTCATCCATGCCGGAAGCTAAACATTTCTCGCGATCGGCTTTCATGGCATGGGCAGTCAAGGCAATCACAACCGTGCGATTTTGATTCCCCTCTCGCCGCCGTAATTCCTGAGTCGCCGTATAACCATCCATCAATGGCATTTGGCAATCCATCAAGACGATATCGTAATTTTGGGCTT
Proteins encoded in this window:
- a CDS encoding ATP-binding protein — its product is MKEPVGKHLCSQPITPGFSQKNYPVTILLIDDRPLVGEVLRRKLGSEKDIEFFYCSNPVQAIPMALECEPTVILLDLVMPEIDGLMLLRFLRAHPKTQEIPVLVLSTEEQVSLKGEAFAAGASDYLIKFPDPIELIARIRYHSKAYINFLKQQEAYQELQLLHENLEQRVEERTKELRQTVENLQNTQTQLIHAEKMSALGQLVAGIAHEINNPLQFIAGNITHARQYTQDLLALVELYHRSNGDPGPEVKAFVQEIDWEFICEDLPNLMSSLQVGVDRIQEISNDMRNFSRMDQGRRIKVDIHEGIESSLVILQHRLKAHQIQVVKDYGNLPEIECCIGQLNQVFINLIGNAIDALEMGNSPVSESGDSSGRSPEVSRAPWTPRIGIHTELQNDSLVIQITDNGPGIPAEIQSRLFEPFFTTKPMGKGTGLGLSISYQIIVEKHQGLFTCNSSQGEGTEFKIVLPLHLDVTAEGGEGDSDSATIPLQRENRDPPTSAVENWATA